The following coding sequences are from one Apodemus sylvaticus chromosome X, mApoSyl1.1, whole genome shotgun sequence window:
- the Klhl15 gene encoding kelch-like protein 15 isoform X4 yields MAGDVEGFCSSIHDTSVSAGFRALYEEGLLLDVTLVIEDHQFQAHKALLATQSDYFRIMFTADMRERDQNKIHLKGLTATGFSHVLQFMYYGTIELSMNTVHEILQAAMYVQLIEVVKFCCSFLLAKICLENCAEIMRLLDDFGVNIEGVREKLDAFLLDNFVPLMSRPDFLSYLSFEKLMSYLDNDHLSRFPEIELYEAVQSWLRHDRRRWRHTDTIIQNIRFCLMTPSSVFEKDPFSIFWKISTYTKLWGGASS; encoded by the coding sequence ATGGCAGGGGACGTGGAAGGATTCTGTTCCTCCATCCATGACACCAGTGTCTCTGCTGGGTTCAGAGCACTGTATGAGGAGGGATTGCTTCTCGATGTCACTCTGGTTATTGAAGATCATCAGTTCCAGGCCCATAAAGCCCTCTTGGCCACCCAGAGTGATTACTTCAGAattatgttcacagcagacaTGAGGGAACGAGATCAGAACAAAATTCATTTGAAAGGTCTAACAGCTACTGGTTTCAGCCATGTTCTTCAGTTTATGTATTATGGAACTATAGAACTAAGTATGAACACTGTTCATGAAATCCTTCAGGCAGCAATGTATGTTCAGCTTATAGAAGTGGTGAAATTCTGCTGCTCATTTCTCTTAGCCAAAATCTGCTTAGAAAATTGTGCGGAAATTATGAGACTGTTAGATGATTTCGGTGTTAATATCGAGGGAGTCAGGGAGAAGCTGGATGCCTTTCTGCTAGACAATTTCGTGCCACTAAtgtccaggcctgacttcctgtCCTATCTGAGCTTCGAGAAGCTCATGTCTTATTTGGATAATGATCATCTGAGCAGGTTTCCAGAAATAGAGCTGTACGAGGCTGTGCAGTCTTGGCTGCGACATGATAGACGACGGTGGAGACACACAGATACCATCATTCAGAACATCAGGTTTTGTCTGATGACTCCATCCAGCGTTTTTGAGAAG